In Argonema galeatum A003/A1, one DNA window encodes the following:
- a CDS encoding lipid-A-disaccharide synthase-related protein — protein MKLLCLSNGHGEDAIAVRILKELQQRPNAPKIAALPIVGEGQAYTELGIPLIAPTRKMPSGGFIYMDGRHLWRDLRSGLLQLLWWQFRAVQAWKQQGGTILAVGDIVPLLLAWLSGAPYAFVGTAKSEYYLRDEAGPLPRKSQMQRREGWSGSVYLPWERWLMSRKRCKAVFPRDSLTSEMLQKWSIPAFDLGNPMMDDLEPESPRAVFYSSDAEKVEQARSLTITLLPGSRAPEAYANWQQILPALTGVMEGFRDRTVLFLGAIAPVLSLDPLRSALEAEGWRLQSPQLEESQLPINDPTASVFTQGKSTLILTQRAFGDCLQQGDFAIAMAGTATEQFVGLGKPAIAIPGKGPQFTPAFAEAQTRLLGPSLILAKQPREVAEIVRSLLRDPDRLQLIADNGRRRMGKPGGADRIADCLMEKLLE, from the coding sequence ATGAAGTTACTTTGCCTGAGTAATGGTCATGGGGAGGATGCGATCGCTGTTCGGATATTGAAAGAACTACAGCAGCGTCCCAATGCCCCAAAAATAGCAGCCCTACCTATAGTTGGCGAAGGCCAAGCCTACACCGAGCTAGGAATTCCCCTCATCGCACCGACGCGGAAAATGCCCTCCGGTGGCTTTATTTATATGGATGGGCGTCATTTGTGGCGAGATTTACGGAGCGGCTTACTCCAACTGCTCTGGTGGCAGTTTAGGGCAGTACAGGCTTGGAAACAACAGGGCGGAACTATCTTAGCCGTGGGGGATATTGTCCCCTTGTTGCTTGCTTGGTTGAGTGGGGCTCCTTATGCCTTCGTCGGCACCGCCAAATCGGAATATTATCTGCGGGATGAAGCTGGCCCGCTGCCGAGGAAATCCCAGATGCAGCGCAGGGAAGGTTGGTCGGGGTCGGTTTATCTGCCTTGGGAACGTTGGCTGATGAGTCGCAAGCGTTGTAAAGCAGTGTTTCCTAGAGATAGTCTGACTAGCGAAATGTTGCAGAAATGGTCAATCCCGGCTTTTGATTTGGGAAATCCGATGATGGATGACCTTGAGCCTGAGAGTCCAAGGGCGGTTTTTTATTCCTCAGATGCTGAGAAAGTGGAGCAAGCGCGATCGCTCACAATCACTTTACTCCCCGGTTCCAGAGCCCCGGAAGCCTACGCAAATTGGCAGCAAATCCTCCCGGCTCTAACTGGGGTGATGGAAGGGTTTCGCGACCGCACAGTGCTGTTTCTGGGCGCGATCGCACCAGTACTAAGCTTAGATCCTTTACGGTCAGCCTTGGAAGCAGAAGGCTGGCGTCTGCAATCTCCGCAACTTGAGGAATCCCAGCTGCCAATTAACGACCCTACGGCATCGGTGTTTACCCAGGGAAAATCCACCCTGATCTTGACTCAGCGAGCGTTTGGGGATTGCTTGCAGCAAGGAGACTTTGCTATTGCGATGGCTGGAACCGCTACAGAACAGTTTGTGGGATTAGGCAAACCGGCGATCGCAATCCCAGGTAAAGGCCCCCAATTTACCCCCGCCTTCGCAGAAGCTCAAACTCGCCTATTGGGGCCATCGCTAATTTTAGCGAAACAACCAAGGGAGGTTGCCGAGATCGTGCGATCGCTCCTGCGCGATCCCGACCGACTGCAACTGATTGCTGATAATGGTCGCCGTCGGATGGGTAAGCCCGGAGGGGCCGATCGCATTGCTGACTGTCTGATGGAGA
- a CDS encoding DivIVA domain-containing protein: MLRQNPPRISPDIDEPSSQDELSQRGTAGVDIQRELNRMEEMILDSPRIPLTRRTLVDEEHLLEQLDLIRLNLPNAFEEAEAIIREKEELLQQAEQYAHKIIETAQQRAAQILDDTGIVRQAKQEAQQLWQMVQNECGAAQEQTLAEIERLHREAQEELEEIRAKAISEADAIQNGADEYAERVLNNIEQQLNDMQRIIRNGRQQLQQADSPPLALKTPPGSLFPRSSSPIPPKKS, encoded by the coding sequence ATGTTACGCCAAAACCCACCCCGAATCAGCCCCGACATCGACGAACCCAGCTCTCAGGATGAACTGTCCCAACGTGGAACAGCAGGTGTAGATATTCAGCGAGAACTCAACCGTATGGAGGAGATGATTCTCGATAGTCCACGCATTCCCCTGACTCGTCGTACGTTAGTTGATGAAGAACATCTGTTAGAACAGCTAGATCTCATCCGGCTAAATTTGCCAAATGCTTTTGAAGAAGCAGAAGCGATTATCCGGGAGAAGGAAGAGTTGCTTCAGCAAGCGGAACAATACGCCCATAAAATCATTGAGACGGCCCAGCAACGCGCCGCACAGATTTTAGATGACACGGGTATTGTTCGGCAGGCAAAACAAGAGGCGCAGCAACTCTGGCAAATGGTACAGAATGAGTGCGGTGCTGCACAAGAACAGACTCTGGCTGAAATCGAACGTTTGCACCGGGAAGCTCAAGAGGAACTGGAGGAGATCCGCGCTAAAGCCATTTCAGAAGCTGATGCCATTCAAAACGGCGCTGATGAATATGCCGAAAGGGTTCTCAATAATATTGAGCAGCAGTTGAACGATATGCAGCGTATAATCCGTAACGGACGCCAACAGCTGCAACAAGCTGACTCCCCACCGCTTGCACTAAAAACGCCTCCTGGTTCTCTGTTTCCACGCTCATCATCCCCAATACCACCGAAGAAAAGCTAG